Genomic window (Acropora muricata isolate sample 2 chromosome 11, ASM3666990v1, whole genome shotgun sequence):
CAACACAATGCAGTGCGACGATTTTGCAACTAAAAATCGGCAAATTGTGACTAAATTTTCATATCCTGTCACAAAATTCCGTATAGATTTTTTCCATTGATTTCGAGCCCTGTAAAGTCCTATGATATCAGAATGAGTTTGATTATACTCTTTATTGATTCTAAGTTTTAACACCCATTTTATGAGTGATTCAGCTTACCAAGGGTCTGTACTTTGGAACAATATAACAAGCAAATATAGGAATGTGTTTAGTTAATTTTCTTGTTATAACAACCCTAAGtagcaattgaaggggtgtgtggaataaggccttaagtgacttttgatgcaatgccaaattctcgtagtcattcacaactgaatacaaggaaatttgtaacgagaatctggtaatttatcagaagtcacttaaggcgtTTCTCCAGGCATCCCTGCAATTATAATCCCTAACCAATTTTACAAAGTGTTAGTTTCAATGTGACAttcttaattttgttatttttcttgttgCTCCTTGCAGACACGACAAAGCAATGGTCAAAGCAAACCAAAACTAATAAACAAACAGCCACCAGTGCAGGTACAGTTAGTctagttgtttttaatttgcttgtgtttgtttttagttCTTAGCTGTGTTTGTAAATCTTTTTCATCATTTCTTTTGCTCTTGCCTTCATGTCATTCATTTGTGTATTTTGTTGTTATGGATCGaaaggaaatttcacttttttttttatcagggGACGCAACAAACAGCAAGCATATCAGGTCCTTGTGTTAACTGTCATACTCAATCCAGCCAGCTTCATTCCACACAAAAGGGAAATATGTGCAGTGCTTGCTATCAATTTTTAAGGTGAGGATTTTATCGAACCTCTGTTGTTGTCCAAGGTCAGGTATCCAGGAGCTTGTAAAGCTGATTTAACCAGATTTGAACCCAGTGACATACCATTGCTTATTGGATGATCAAAACTACTCATGCTGCAAGCGCTGTTACATGTCATGTAACAACCACAGTCTGAGTGATATAGAGTGCATGAAACTAAAAAGTTTGGCAGCAATTTAAGGGCAGTAGCTGAATGAGCAAGTACAGCAGAATCTTTGGTCTGTTGCCACAATTCTTTCCATTTTTCTGGTTTGACCCTTTCACTTTCAAGAGTGTTAGAAAACATTCACATATCACTTGCAAATTTCCCTGAAGATGTGACCTGAGCtatttgaaccaatcagaactttTAAATGAACGAGAACATAAAGCCTACTGCATCAAATTCATATCGAGAAGTAAGATTTGTCTTTGTAGtgtaaacaatttttgcatCATTAATCTTTATTGCTTTGTAGCTTTCTTGTAATCTTTTATTTTTGGTAGATACCTGTAATGTCCATCTCAGAGTAGCCATGATTTGCAAGGCACTAAAGGGCAACAAGAGCAATGTCCTGATAAACACTAAATTATTAGAGTAGTTAACTCCAGTAATaatgaagtaatttttttctcattccCTGGTGAATTTATATCCGAAACTGGGAAAAAAAGTTTTCAGCTGCACCTTAAGGCTTCACTTGCACAGTTTATTCTTAGAGTTCATTGATTTTCAAAGTACCTGCATGTACATTtagagaaattaaattttgatttaacaGACGAACAGGAACCTTACGACAAAGACACGAGGGAAGGGAAACAAGAACTGGTCACAGAGGAAATAAAGTTAAGAGAAAGGCACCAAAGGTTTGTTACTGATAGGCATATTAACAAGAATCAAAATCCTCActtctattttattttgaaaagtaCAGTTGTACCTCTTGATGTTCCGTCATCAATGTCATTACCTCCCTGACTAATTCAACTGTACTTGCAACTTGAGTGATAACAGGGTTTGAATGTGCACATGGTTTTGCCAGAGTGAAAGGCCTTTCTGACCCTTTGGCAGATTGGTTTCTTCATTCTGTTAATAGCTAACTAGCTGCCTCCTTTCAGAGGGCTTTCTTGACcatgaaagtcaaattttgttcttttgGAAAGTTTCTCTTGTTGCTGTTGTAGGTCAAATTGAAGTTCTGGTCAAAATGAATTCAACATTTCATTGTGTGTTTTTCAGTGATTTACTTTGTTACCCAACCCTACTGGTGAATACGTGAAGACACtaataatgaaggggtgtgtggaataaggccttaagtgacttttgatgcaatgtcaaattctcctcgtcattcacaactgagtacaaggaaatttggaaggaaaatctggtaatttatcagaagtcacttaaggcttttctccaggcacccctgcatttATTATCGATGACCAAATGAAGTGAATTTCATTCTTACGCGAAAAATGTGGTATCAAGGGAGTCGATAAGGGTTGAACTACCACTGTACGAAGATTACAAGGCTGACACTTTGAAATTatccctttgtcagagcaattgaaggggtgtgtggaataaggccttaagtgacttttgatgcaaggtcaaattctcctagtcattcacaactgaatacaaggacatttggaaggagaatctggtaatttatcagaagtcacttaaggcttttctccaggtacccctgcaattgatGAGGGGTTAATACTTGAAACTTCACCTTTGCCTTCTTTTTATGGTGCCTATCAACTGATTTGAAACCACATTATTTGCATTTCACCTTAGTTTCTTCAAAAGCCAAAGCCTTTATTTCTTGACCCCACTTATTACTTCATTCTAGACACCGATGTTTCGCAATCTCTTTGGAAAGTGTGCTTcataaaattgttatttatttatttatctattttttttggttgctgTCCATAGCTTCACCACATAAGCCAATAATACCACTTTAGTGGTTCATACACAAGGTCATTCTCAATAACACTGGTATTTTTTTCAAAGGGAATGGTTCTTTCGCAAGATTATCTCATAGCTGTATCTGGAACCCAGGGCGACAGCCATGTGCGACCTCAAGAGATGGAAATAGTGAATTTAAAGAGGCAGATACAAATGAACAAGCAGTCAATAAGCCAAAACAAATACCAGTTGGACAGTGGAATTGAACTCTTCCGTCAAGGAGATGTAAGCATATTCATGTAATTGTGACTCAGCCACTTCTGATGCATCTTTGTTGAGTTGCCAACTGTTTTTTGGTTTCTATTTTTGCTAGTGTGTCGTTCCACCtaaaaacattggaaaaatgAAGCATGGCTTGTTGCTTGACCAAGTCAAAAGTGGCATGAGTCTGTTCTTGAATTGACATCACATTGTTGCTTTGTTTACATGCTATGACTTATTACGATGAATGTTAATATGTGATGTTAAATCATGAATAGACCTTTGCCCCTTCTGACTCTgtcttaaaacaaataatgttttgtattttgtaatcATTGTTGCTTGGAAAAAGTCAAGAGGAAAatatagagattacttcatggaaagcgtGCGTttacgggattttcacacgagttgctgaagtatctgaaatcgaacgagtgagatttctgatacttcaccaacgagtgtgaaaatcccgtgcaaagcgctttccatgctgtaatttgtttattttatacataccgagattttcgcatcaaattttaCTGTGTGAAAAAGCGTTTCAGATTTAACTTCGACCAATCATTTCGCCTCTCTGACTGGTCGAAACAAAATCTGCAacgctttttcacacagcaaaattaGATACGAAATCTCAGTGTGTATATAAAAAAAGAATGTAGTGTGCTTCAAACAGGTGCAAGGATGTGTTTcatcaaaaatatatttttgggGTTAAATGCACTTAAGCATCACTTCTGTGTGTAAATGTGGGTGGAAACGGTGTCAGACTGCAGCTGTACTCCTTAAAATATTACAGTAAATGGGTACTTAGATGAGCCTCATCATTCCTTCTTGTGCAGATGTGAACATActctaaactgtttttcattatgTATGATCCTCGAAATGATGAGCACTACTTAAGTAGTCACGTGAAAGCCCTGAAAATGTATTCTCTTGTTATGCTGTTTAGGCCTTTCTCGCCATTACTTAAGTGGCACTGAAAAATGTGAGGAAAATTTGTTTCAGTTCAAATACGTGAATTGCTTGTATTCACGTCATGTGTGTACTGTAATCTATCAAATAAGTTATgctaataggactgagtggagtacaattcagggagtaatcaggtgagtgatttgaaattacaagcacAATCACTTCTGAATTGTACGCCATTATTCCTATTAGTCCTATTACCACTAAATTTGTGTCAATAACGAGATGTGAGCAACAGTTGAAAAAAGGCTGCCAAAATCGAACGACACATCGGAATATAAGTTATTGGACCAGTCAATTTgttccatttttgttttcaatctgcagctGTCAACCTGCTCACtcaagaaattttccttgattttgattggctagggtgggcttGGTAGTtcaagtttattggctagtggcatgaagtgcttaatttttattggctgcttaacagGTCATATCaaacagtttggacctgaaacagccaattaaagcgtaaataagggctgttaacaaccaatcatattcaagcatttttttattgacacaataattattataataataatcactttattttaagtctcaatggatttagcgtCGCACAGTAGCTTTGCTAATCAAGGAGACTAAAAAgtaaactgaatcacaacaaatcaaatcaaatgttgatgTTTGGCgtgaggggaaaactggagtaaccaaagaaaaacctctcggaacaTTAGAGAACCAATAAAGTCCACATGTGATGGCAAGTTGGGAAATCGAACTCGGGccatattggtggaaggcgagtgctctaaCACTGCTCCAACCTGGGTGTATCAACTACTCTGTTGGGCAAAGataatcagtggatagcaattttcgcgcgttttgattggctcccataactcggaacatccttggatattcactgttttgcgaacggagagaaaaatggcgcgtcgtttcgcgaaagtttcagaagaagaaattgaagaagcgtttttttatccatctgatttggtaaatactaaaacaactatcccccctcagggtcggtgaagagcggtggatatatacctcgacgcctcgagtctcggtatatatccaccactattcacctccccttcggggatagttgtatactatcaGCTACTCTGTAGATTAGATGATCATTCAAGAAACAAGTTAATGTGTTAACTTAAATCACTGTTTCTCTTGCAGCAAAATACCAAAAATAATGCCAGGTGGTCAAATGAAGAATTGTTATTAGCTGTCCAATGTAAGTAGTCTGTTTTGCACAAAATATTTGTAGTGCTTTTGATTCTACTTGACATGGTGTgtttattggaaaaaaaatctgcaTTCAAGTTTGGAGATGTGTGATACAGGACACTACTAAGAGGAATAGCTGTTGAAACTaacaaaaaaatccttttatATTCCATATTACAAATTACAGTAGCAAGAAACTAAAGTCATGTATTGGCTCTTCAAATAATGAGATGCTTAAGTTTATGAGGAGGCATCAGCAATGTAAAGGAGGAAAAATTGGATTtgataaagagaaaaatgcaatgatgttttggtttttactCAATTGACTGCAGCTTAAGTAGACGATGCACAAAGGTACACGTGTATGTACCCTGAATTGAGCGTTTGATGGTTGATTAATGATAATTAATTACATAATTAATGATAATTAATCCctgttagggagcttaagcaaggacgacggcaacggcaacgacgacgccagaaaacaatgatctgattggttgaatgatgaaaaataatcgtgctgcacgtgcggcacgcactttagtacaattcttcagacgtagtctgccaaatgacaacgtgaaatttccaaatttaaggttttaacgacaacgtgaacacacaacagtaaatctttcattctctatatttacttcaacggcgcttctaccagtccatttcccGCGTGCTCTATCAAAAATaagggatgcgaggaagaaacaaaaataaccaaaaagtcaccatttctcaaatgtttattttcaagtgacgttttcgttgccgttgcagtcgttgctgcttaagctccctaataacgaAGCAGGCCTGAACAGGAATCGAACTTTGACCTCTGTGACGCCTGTGCAGTGCTCTACCGGTCGAACGATCATGGAGCTATATTGGGAGCTGATCATTATGTGGGTCGATCATAAGCCCCTAGGTGATGTGTGTAGATCTATACCCATCATCAAACACTTcttttcaatccgcagttcaaagaCATAACTCATTTATCAACGTTATATATATGTAGagtatatagattattacatgttaagagcctgatatcgtttttattcacgagtttttaataccatatcgcgaacgagcgagtgagAGGTATGGTATTAAAGGCGAGTGAATAAAACCGGTACCATGTTcataacatgtaataatttgtttattacatattacatgcttaaaaaaaattaagccaccaagttgaagtacaagaaagtgttgataaaactgcaaagcaattcttaccgccaaagcaattcttccctccaaatttgacgccaggcgtcagctaaaatataacgtgcaacccgattggtccaaccaaattattaccaTCTaattgattggacaattcaaacccgtgaagtgaaatgatatcatatcacttcacggttatcatttttattcacggcttaatcacactgatatccacacatatgTAATAACATAATTTATCGTTAGTAACCTCTTAACTTATTATACAACTACCAATCAACAGCTGTGCGCCGCTACGGGAAAGATTTCCAAGCCATGGCTGAGGTGTTAGGCAACAAAAGTGTCAGCCAGTGCCGCAACTTCTTTGTGAACTACAAACGTCGTTTCAATCTGCAGCAAGTTCTGGAAGAATACGAGGCAGAGCAGGGAATAACCAGCAGCGAAAGGAAAGAGGATGAGTTGCAGGTGCTGCAAATGTCAGGGTCACCCGCTGGAAGCAGTGGAAACTCATCACCAAGTCAACCAGACAGGGCCTCACCTTCTTTTCCCGCTCAGGGTTAGTAAGAGTGATATTGGTAACGgttattgctggaatggatactccaaaatatggtgagacacttcgtgacacataaacaggtacaagcagataaacgacaccctatttaggcggAGAAAAACTGCTgagtcagccac
Coding sequences:
- the LOC136890156 gene encoding REST corepressor 3-like isoform X4, producing MLLWHKHNLDKSLTDLANFTPFPDEWSMEDKILFEQAYSSHGKSFKRIQQTLPDKSVATLVKYYYSWKKTRSRTSLIDRQAKRMAVQKEPINEPESDNSDSSDSDFEPEKETRQSNGQSKPKLINKQPPVQGTQQTASISGPCVNCHTQSSQLHSTQKGNMCSACYQFLRRTGTLRQRHEGRETRTGHRGNKVKRKAPKGMVLSQDYLIAVSGTQGDSHVRPQEMEIVNLKRQIQMNKQSISQNKYQLDSGIELFRQGDQNTKNNARWSNEELLLAVQSVRRYGKDFQAMAEVLGNKSVSQCRNFFVNYKRRFNLQQVLEEYEAEQGITSSERKEDELQVLQMSGSPAGSSGNSSPSQPDRASPSFPAQGMAGQPPPLLKPSGSQAQRHPPPMQTQGGVPRSGQGGLQGPPPLIKPLVRPIQPQPLRAQVSPMMRQSPPSHLIHPMMDQKSPGVPMGRSESPHNVTGTSPLRQARSGI